CTTACTGATTCTAACAAAAGACCTAAAAGCATTTAATCTAAGCACACAAACATTATTGCAAGTGTCCTGATATTTAAAGAAAAACATATAAAACTGGATTTGATATCTTCGCCCATCGTCAATTTCCCCATAGTGACATTTTAAGGTAGTGTATAGTGCAAAGCCCATTGATACCTGAAATATTAAAAGTGTAAGACAATAGGGTAAAATACAAAACCAAACTTATTGCCTACATAACGATACAATTCCTTCAAGAGGGACAAAAACTGGAGACTAGTTGAATTCACGGTCTGGGAGTATAAGGGGTGCCACCAGGGTCCACAGGTAGAGTGCCAGACCTAGCCAGCTGGAGCTGATCTTCACCCACACAGCAGGCATGGTGCTCTGCATGGCCTGGTAGTCTGTTTCTGGCCTGTGGAGTcatagaggacaggggggaaatGAGGGTCTGAGTCATCCTCCTAATCGGATCCATCCTTCACCCTCACTGGTTTCAGAAGACGTATACAGACCCTTCCTTAGCTCGAACCACTCAAATGCTGAACCATTCACTTCTGATCCTGACAATTCTGCTGTATTTTCGATATGCACTAATAGACGCTTTGGATCAAACAGACTACACAAATAAAATGTAAGAGCGGTCATTATTATAAATCCTAGAGGCCGAATGAATGTTAATAATCGATTCCATCCCATTCGGataagattaaggaaacacctACTCTGGCGGCACACTTACTTGTACCAGTTGGTGAGGGTCATCATGATGTAGAGCGAGGCCAGGCAGAGGCTGAAGTGGAAGAAGGAGTAGTTGTAGGTGACCCCGTCCTCTTCGTTGTCCACGGCCCGTCTGACCCCGTCCTCACCGTTGGCGGCCTCATAGTCTGCAGCCAATCCCTGGCCCTCCTCTGTCTGCATCAGCTTGTTCACCTGTGTGTTGTTGGACGAACGGATGCTGGGGAGGACAAGCCGAGACCATTGGAcaggtttttttgggggggggtttgcTTAAGCCAAATGTTTACTGTGGGGGGTTTATACCAGTTGTTTACTGTGGGGGGTTTATACCAGTTGTTTACTGTGAACCGGCTGTTTACGGGGAGTTTCATACCTGGCATAGAGCGTGCAGAAGAAGAATATGAGCAATCCCACAACACTCTGGGCGTCCCACCACTGCACGTTCTCTTTGACAGCGGGGGCAGGAGGCGGAGTGGCGGTGGGTCCTTGACTGACCAGATCCAGCAGACTGGGGTTACACTTGCGATCTGACAGGAGCAAGGGAGCAAAGGGAAAATATGTTTTGGTAGAGACAACATATTCTTTACCAGGAAGTGGAACAAACTACACCAATAATGGGATTTTCTGCAACaacccaaaaaataaaaaaaaggtgggtgtgtgtctgtgtttgcagtCAATTGCGTTCAAAAGTGTCCTTGACACTGGACTCATGGTGTGGTCACCAGAGTGTGATCAGCAGAGAGGTGAGTCTGTCAGGAGACTTACTGGGATTGTTAGTCATGGCGGACCAGGTGACATACATGGTGTAGAGGGTGATCATAGAGGCCTGAAGCAGACCCGAACTCGGCTGGGACTCCTGTGAATTACGCACTGTTTAACTACTGGTTTAACATATGTTTAGCTTAGCTCGATGACTAAATGAGCAAGTCACAGATGTATAAAAGTCATTGGTACAGTAGAGAAGGCCTGAGGAGCCTTGGACGTCACCTGGACTTTGGGCAGGATGGCGACGATGGAGACGACAAGGCAGAAGATGAGGTTGAGGCTGATGAAGACCTTGTGCTCTGTGCAGTCATCAGGCAGTGTGTAGTACACATAGAACAGTACCATGGCAGCAAAGGCCAGGGCATAGTGCACTATGGTGAATGACAGGAGCGCTGCAGGGGAGATGAAAGGGTACATCATCTTTAAACGCCAGTTTATTGGTGCAGTTGCTTGAGGGTTTAGTCCAAGTTGGGGAAATAAAGAATGTTGACACCTGCAAACCAGCACTTGGAGTtgccctcctctgccttctccaGCCAGGACTGGTTCCAAGTATGAGCGAAGTCTATCAGAAGGATAAGCTGGATGATGATGAACACGAAGGAACCCACCACACCAAAGTAGAACCACACTGTAAACGACAGAAACACTGTTAGTTATTCTGGAGCAAGGTTAGGAGGCTCTTGGTTTTGTAGTTGGTTTATGTCTGGATGAGTTAGCCTGTACCTGTGTTGAAGATGCCATCTGGAATGAAGAAGGCTCCCACAGTAATTCCAACCAGTATGAGGAATTTGAAAAACCAGAATCTGTCAAAACAATTCAACAGATCTTTAGTGCATGCAATGAAAGGAAGACGTTTTAGAAATATTTATACATTAtaaattttttcttttttctttcatatttaaatttttaagattcctatacgTTTAATGTATGCAACTtgctgccaaagcaaattccaactttcatggcgattaaaacccattctgattctgattcattgTCTCACCAGCAGAGGGCCCCATTGCCTCCCTGAAGGAACACAGGGTTACGTACCCGTTCTGGATGGAGGCTCGAGGGTCTTTGCTGCTGCGCACACGGATCATGAtgacagagaagaggaagaagaaacaaGCCATTGCGAAGCACATGCGGTAAACCGACTTGTAACCCACGATGATGTCACAGTTCACCTTGCCTTCTATTCCAGGTATGGAAGTGCCAGCCCCGTCCACACAGAACCCTGGAATCTGACACAGGTCAGGGGACATTGTAAGGGCAAGGGGATAGGCATGTGACAGCAAAATACATGGAGGTCATCACAGTCACCTATTAAAATATGAgcaggcgcacacacatgcatggttgCACgcgtatacacaaacacaacacgtacacacacacacacacacaacacttacacacaaacacaccgctcTCTCACTCATGGTGGTGTTAACAGTGTTAAACAGTTCAACAGTGAAACACCTTCTTGAGCTGGGCCTCCATGCCTGGTAGGATCATGATGACAGAGACCAGCGTGCCGAgcagcaggaggaaggagaaggcaaGACGGGACACCACAGAGTTGTACGTGGAAGGACAGCATCCTGACAGGAGACAGGGCGCCGAGCCACACAAACAAGATGCctggagataggaagagaggcagCCTCGGAATTAGGACAGTACACACAATGACTCACACTTTGGCAAATCTGAGGGAAATGGcttggggatgggaggggggataaTCTGTGTAATGCATGCATGGTTTGCACTGTAGATGGGGGGGGGATACTGTGGAACTACTGTCATGACAACCACCCATTCCACGCTTGATTCCATTGGGTGGAGCACAAATAGCTGATTATTTTTGACAGTAATCAGGCCAGCTAGCCACTCATTTAGAAGTAATCATGTCACCCTTCCACTCGTGATGTGTTTACATCGAGTGGATGAGGTCTCATTGGGGTTGTCAACAGAAGGCTGCATCTTCTTGTTCTTTGGTGATGCAGACATACTGCTAAAGGAGGTGTGCCAATAAAAACATGATGTACAGTAAGATGTAATTGTGGTCCAGCCAGTCATCCTTCACTAAACAAGTTCTCTATTGCTCCAGCACTAAGCATTGGAGCAGTAGTTACAAGCATTGAAGGATATAAACAATGTGTAGCAAAAGCTGCTTGGAACAACAGTTGTCACGAGTAGGCCTTAAGGACGGAGAAAGGCCCACATATCACCAACTGGGCCTACTGGATCCTTGGTCTAtgaaagcatccaaaaacagcatgccatgggacctttacacttcatagattagcgattttctataattttgtatgaaacataattgaaaaagtaaaggctgttgaagtataccagacattgttagaatACTCTGGTGTCCGTTTGAAGCTTTttattcataaaaatattataaaaaggtCATAATTattcaaaattgtatgggtagtCTCAAAAGTGACGCTGCAAACTAGCGTTtcccgaatgtgagacgaatgaatgtcgaatatgaaactaacttctcCTCGCTATTAGGCCACTAAAGAGCTAACTTCATATGCATTTCAATAAAGTATTCCAAAACCGATTTACAACATCTATTTTCAGTCAATTTTGTAATACTCTGAATATACTTAACGTCAATGTTACCATACAAGAAAAAGTGAATCTGTGCTTGTTTATCTAGCTACGTGCGCCATACGGAAATGTAGAGTTTCGAAGGAACTCCAAACAACGACTTTAGGGAAGTTTAATAATTAATAGACTACTTACACAGCTGGCAAGTGAACACAGTGCCATACACGCTCCCATT
Above is a window of Osmerus mordax isolate fOsmMor3 chromosome 18, fOsmMor3.pri, whole genome shotgun sequence DNA encoding:
- the serinc2 gene encoding serine incorporator 2, producing MGACMALCSLASCASCLCGSAPCLLSGCCPSTYNSVVSRLAFSFLLLLGTLVSVIMILPGMEAQLKKIPGFCVDGAGTSIPGIEGKVNCDIIVGYKSVYRMCFAMACFFFLFSVIMIRVRSSKDPRASIQNGFWFFKFLILVGITVGAFFIPDGIFNTVWFYFGVVGSFVFIIIQLILLIDFAHTWNQSWLEKAEEGNSKCWFAALLSFTIVHYALAFAAMVLFYVYYTLPDDCTEHKVFISLNLIFCLVVSIVAILPKVQESQPSSGLLQASMITLYTMYVTWSAMTNNPNRKCNPSLLDLVSQGPTATPPPAPAVKENVQWWDAQSVVGLLIFFFCTLYASIRSSNNTQVNKLMQTEEGQGLAADYEAANGEDGVRRAVDNEEDGVTYNYSFFHFSLCLASLYIMMTLTNWYKPETDYQAMQSTMPAVWVKISSSWLGLALYLWTLVAPLILPDREFN